ggccgctcgcgtcCTGCGACGCAATGCTGTGAAAGGCCAGCGagaggagctgcgcaggAATCTtgacgccgagcgtgtccCGGGCGGGGTACAGCTTGCCGGCCTCGCCCTTCTTAAAGACGGACCATTCGGGGTAGTACGTCTCGAGGATCGCCGACTGCGTCACGCCCTGCTCCCACGACGCACGTTGCGAGGTGAGCAGGCTGTTGAGCGCCAAGTTGATCATCGTGTTGTTCTCCGAGGCCGtaggcgtcgcgcggcgcatgaGACCTtgctgcacggcctcgcgcgagtGCGCCGACACACCCGGCAGTGCACATAGCGCGACCATCGCAagggcgagcggcgcggtggcgcGGCTCCCACCAATCttgcgcgcaggcgcaggcgcaggcgcgggcgcgggctcGGCCGGCTCCTTGAGCGTAGGCAGCTTCccgccgctcgagtcgAGCGTAATGTCAGGCGCGACACCCGCCTTGggcgcgcccgcgccgccgatcaGCACCATGGTACCGTTTGTGCGCATAagcgccacgtcgccggTCGCAAACCAATCCGAGAGCGTCGTATCCGACGCGAGgtccggcgcacgcacatGCGCCAGCGCATAGCCACGCACGTACACCTCGCCCACCGGGTCGTCGCGTGTCGCGACCTCGTCAAACTTGATGCGCTCAAtggcctcggcacgcgccttgACTGCCGGCGTGTTGGCCACGAGCTTCAGCTCCATCGACACAGACGGCGGCCCGACGTGTGGCGGaaggcggcgtgccgactcaaagtcgacgagctgcggcgcaaacGCCTGCAGGTCGTACATGTTCGACGCCGCGACAGGCGCAGTAACGAccgcagcgtcgccgcgtgcgTTCAGGTACGAAGGGAGGTAGGTGTGCATCGTCGGCACAGCCAGGTACAGGCGCATCTGGTCCAACATGCCCTGGTCAAACTGGCAGCCATTGCTCAAAAGAAAGACACTGCGCACCGTATCGACGCCGAtcgcacggcgcagcgggGCACAGAGAATACGGTCCATAATCGCATCGCGGGGcacgcggccgctgcgcagcgcgtacATGTtcaggcggcgcatcggccaGATGAACACCGAGCCGGTCGACGGGAGCCACAGCGCCTGCTCCACGCACTCGGCGCCCTTTTTGGTGAGGTAAAGGAGCGTCGGCTTGAGGATCTTGACAAggtccagcagctcggACGGCGCTTCGCTCGCAAAGCCGGCGCCCGTGTAGAGCGCAGTGAGGACCAGCGCAACGTATgccggcgcaggcagcTCGCCCGCGTAGAATGCGTCCGTGAGGATCGTGTCCTTCTTGCCTGGGATCTTTTCCGGGGGGTACTCGCTCAGCCACGCCGTCACGCCGGACGTGAGCGAGGTGTGCGTCGCACGGGTCCACTGCCTCGAGCCGTCGTCGTAGAACAGTGCAAAGGTCTTGGcgcccgcctcgtcgagctccgcgctgcgcagctgACTGCGGTcgcacggcgcgggcgtGTGGTCTGCCGAGtggccgagcacgtcgtcgaactcgacgacgcgcgtgccTTTTGGCGCCTttgcgagctgctcgctgtcgcgcacgacgctgagcacggcgcgcgcgagggccgggggcagcggcgcggaAGCATCCACGCACACCACCGCCGtcttgtcgagctcgacgccggccgggAGCGAGGAAAGTTGCGCGCCGTCCGGGACGTAGAGCGTCGTCCACGGgaggtcggcgaccgtggcagagagcagcgcaatgatcgagcgcgcgctcgagaagcGGCCGTACAcgacgagcgtctgcaggGAGCCTTGCAAAAGAGTGTGGATGCCGTGGCCGaacgcggcggcctgctggCGGAGCTCGGTATTGGTGAGCGACATGTCGAGGATTCGGCGCGAATGCTCGCTCTCCTCGCCCGtgacgccgaggcgcagcagagAGGGCACatccggcgccgagcgctgggGACGCATGGCCAGGTCAAAGCCCAGCGGCGCATTCACGTTGCGGTAGGTCGCCGATTCGCCCGGAGAACGCGTCTGGGACGCAtccgcctggcgcgcgaggatcAGGGGGTGCAACAGCGGCTGGTCGTACTGCTGTAAGTACTTGACCAGCCCCAGCACCACAAGCAGGGCTACGAGAAGCGCGACACTCAGTCTGTCCACCTCGAACACGGCGCTCATGCTGGTCAAGGGAAGCCACGCCAGGGCCCGGCGAGTTTGAAGCCCCTTGCTGAAAATCGGGCTACACTGCGGGGCTGCATTAAAGATCGGGGCATGCAGCTGCCGGAGGCCATGGCGCGGCCagaggaggagcgcgcggtgctcaaggcgctccgccgcgagcaCAAGGACGTATGGAGCAGGCTCTGGAGCATCGAATATGTAGGTAGCGGCTCTAACGCAGGATGCGCGGTTCGTCGCGGAGGTGTGCGACGCGTACTACCCCCTTGCGCTCGTGGGTACGTCGCGTGTCTGACCCAGCGAACatgcggtgcggcgcgtggtACACGCCCCCGGAGCGTGTGCAGGCCACGTCGTACTTCAAGTCCACCGATGGGCACATGCACCAGTGGGACTTTTCGCTGAAGCGCACGAAtctgcacctcgtcgagacgATCCAGGGCGGGGCGCATGCGCTCACCGGgtgcctcgtcgtcgactcgacgcgccggggCAAGCGCTTCCCGGACGCACTGTCTAAGACGGTGCCGATCTGGTGCGCGGTCCTGAATCACGCGTCGCACAGGCgccacggcacgccgacggacgtgccgctgcacgtcgcgtCCTACGCCGTGTCAGacagcgagcgcgcccagatcgaggcgcgcatcggcgcgtGGGTCGACGCGTTCCTCGCGTCGGACTGGGACGTGCCGTGCCTCACAAAGCCGCTGCAGCCGCTGTTTGTCCACCCGGGCGACCGCGCGGCGTTTCCCCCGCAACCAGAAGACGCGCACCACATTGTGCTGgtcagcgcgtcggccgtcgacacggcaccgagcggcccgggcggcgcacactACGTCCagggcgcgggcgacgaccACGAGAGCTGGGCGCACGGCCTGACGCCGGATATCTTTTGGCGCCACCGCGCGGCACTGCTTGCGCCCGACCTGGACCGCGGTgcacgcgaggcgcgcatccAGGAACtggtcgctgcgcgcgccgccgagaccCAAGGGCACCTCCCGTGGAtggccgagcacgagggcgatctcgcgcgcatcggcgcgacgcgcctcgtggtcgctgcgcgccccgccgccTACGACTTTCAAAAGGAGCTGGGCGCCTATGCGCTGGTCGTGCACTGCACCCCGCTGCCGTCCGACGAcgccgtcctgcgcctcggcgtcccCGAAGGAAAACGTGGCCTGGGCGAATTCACAAAAGCACttccgcgcgccgtcgacgcgaTTACccatgcgcttgcgcacgatACCCGCGATGTACTGCTCGCGTGCACCGACGGATGCCacgcaagcggcgcgcttgcggtCGCGGTCCTTGCCGCGAGCTACTCCGAGGACCGCGTGTTCCTCGCTTCGCccgacgcacgcaccgcgcaccgcacgcacctCTCGAAAGACGCCACGAAGCGGCGGCTGCAGTGGGTCGTCAGTGCCTCGCCACgcatctcgccgagccgcgcgtatctgcagcgcgtcaaCGCGTATCTTATTGGGCCACACCGTCAATGGACATAGTACACTATGGGTCTACAGCTGGATCACCTGCTGGAGCATCATGGGAAAGTTGGGCGTGCCAAAGCCCGTCACCGGGTCCCAGCCCTCGGCAGCCTCGAAGCCGTGCATGTGGCCGCACCCCTTGGCCGAGCCGATGTGCACATCGGTAAAGGCCGAGGTGTTGCCCATGCGCTTGTAGATGAGGGGGTTCAAAaagccgagcgtcgccttgttctgcgcgatgcgcgcatcGTTCAGCAGCGACACGACCGATGCAAAGAGGGGTGTAGAGGCGCTCGTACCCGAAATCAGCTGGAGCTTGCCATTGACCGAGATCACAAAGCGCGAGCCTTGGGCCGACACGTCGGGATACGCACGGCCCTCGGGGTTAAACATGCCGTGGTCCTTGTTGCCCTGCGTCGTGCTCAAGTAgtgcggcacgctcgtgTTCTGGTACGAAGGGCGGGGGAAGTAGTTGGAaaagccgccgccggacaCGATAAAGGAAAACTTTTTCGTCGTCACCTTTTCCGGTCCAAAGTCCTTGGTCGCACCGACGACCGTCACGTACGGGCACGTCGCAGGGAACGACGGCAAGAAGGTCTTTTCCTTGCGGCCGTCGTTCGTCACACACTGCGACTcctcgctgccgccgaCACCCTGGTCGCCCGACGAGTCAAAGACGCTCACGCCGCGGAgaccgagcgcggcaaTGAGCGTAcacacgcggcgcgcgtacgccggcggcaccgtctgctcgtcgtcgccgtacGAGATCGAGAGGACGTCGGGCAGCTCGTGGTCCGGCAGACGCAGCAGGtactcgagcagctcggcataGGGCTCGTTCGTGTCCGTCGGCGTAAACTTGTCCTTCTTGAACGGCGGCTTGCCCCCGACCGAGTAGAACGAGGTGCGGATGGGGTAGGTCATGCCGACGACAGtctgcacgtcgagcgcggcctctCCCGTCGATGCGGCAAGGCTCTGGTTGTTGTGCTCGCCGTTGATCGTGACATAGTCAAAGGTCGCgttgccgcgcagcgcgtcggggcGCTGCACCTTGAGGAAGTTGTTCAAATCCTGGTAGTTGGCCTTCTCGCCGAGGAAGCCGGCAATGCCAATGTGTGTCTTTTTCGGCGCGCGGGGCTTGTAGCCCTTGGTGCCGTACAGCTCACGGAGGCAGAGCGAGGTGACCTGTGACGAGTtgcacgccgacggcacgccgggctGCGGCTTGCCGGACGCGTGGACATTTACGCGGCtgatgcgcgcggcgcgcgtcagTGGCTCGAGATCCACCGCCTCGTCAATGACCTTgttcggcgagcgcagcgagcgcagcgtaGAAAAGTACGTCGTGCCGCCCACGTATTCCACATGGtccgcgacgctgcggGGCAGGCTGTActcggtcgtgcgcacgacgcgctcgccggtgcTGTGGTGCTCAAATACGGAAAAGTCGGCGTTGAGCATACGGCGCGCCTTGTGCACCGGCACGTGGATGCTGACCGAGTCGCCTTGGTGGGCGTGGTCGACGTGGATCGACGATACCTTGTGGCTGTCCAGCCACGCATTCACGGCCTTGGACGAGTTCGAGGAGGGcttgagcagctgcaggacCTGTTCGCGCGACAGGTGGTCGAGGTAGTTGGGGCTGTCCGGGTCGCTGGTCAggtcgagcatgcgctcgatgcTGTTCGGCTCCGCCTGCTTCAGCGCAATGCGCAAAGGAATGACTTCGCTGTCGTTGGCGACCGCGTAGCGCGTCCAGCCACGGGGCGCAATGATGCGCTCCTTGACGACATCGGGGAGCAGGGCGGGCGTGGCGCTGGCCGGCAGCGCAAtggccagcagcgcgacgagcagcagcgcagtCCAACACGGGGGCGCCATAAGGAATGTAAGG
The Malassezia japonica chromosome 2, complete sequence genome window above contains:
- a CDS encoding uncharacterized protein (TransMembrane:1 (n10-25c30/31o1062-1081i); COG:S; EggNog:ENOG503P16D), which translates into the protein MSAVFEVDRLSVALLVALLVVLGLVKYLQQYDQPLLHPLILARQADASQTRSPGESATYRNVNAPLGFDLAMRPQRSAPDVPSLLRLGVTGEESEHSRRILDMSLTNTELRQQAAAFGHGIHTLLQGSLQTLVVYGRFSSARSIIALLSATVADLPWTTLYVPDGAQLSSLPAGVELDKTAVVCVDASAPLPPALARAVLSVVRDSEQLAKAPKGTRVVEFDDVLGHSADHTPAPCDRSQLRSAELDEAGAKTFALFYDDGSRQWTRATHTSLTSGVTAWLSEYPPEKIPGKKDTILTDAFYAGELPAPAYVALVLTALYTGAGFASEAPSELLDLVKILKPTLLYLTKKGAECVEQALWLPSTGSVFIWPMRRLNMYALRSGRVPRDAIMDRILCAPLRRAIGVDTVRSVFLLSNGCQFDQGMLDQMRLYLAVPTMHTYLPSYLNARGDAAVVTAPVAASNMYDLQAFAPQLVDFESARRLPPHVGPPSVSMELKLVANTPAVKARAEAIERIKFDEVATRDDPVGEVYVRGYALAHVRAPDLASDTTLSDWFATGDVALMRTNGTMVLIGGAGAPKAGVAPDITLDSSGGKLPTLKEPAEPAPAPAPAPARKIGGSRATAPLALAMVALCALPGVSAHSREAVQQGLMRRATPTASENNTMINLALNSLLTSQRASWEQGVTQSAILETYYPEWSVFKKGEAGKLYPARDTLGVKIPAQLLSLAFHSIASQDASGRLASVVTGDEVSGQGASQDSASCGEGVLIGAWIVEGFTNNAPDTNGYWGGAAKRQLDYLQRNVSKSSNGALSQRAVANQVQLWSDTVYMGPPFFAQYGLMTNNRELLQYAYTQVELLHNALALPSGTGKGLWGHILNYTNVAQPRWIDQRAWLTGNAWAAAGMLRVLAALEQSTFASSFSSETDNIKAWIDELLSAAYNSVDASGLLHNVVNDTRTFLDGSGSALLAYSVFRLGSMDPSKRGLISHAETAYGTLQNSLDPYGSYTNDILTVNELNTNSPGATSTESLAFLALLAAARRDYYAGNTTGSNGTVSPPKEASGVRANAAIYPLFVAGATLGAAVLAAM
- the RIT1 gene encoding tRNA A64-2'-O-ribosylphosphate transferase (EggNog:ENOG503NVWI; COG:A; BUSCO:EOG09261N2L), coding for MARPEEERAVLKALRREHKDVWSRLWSIEYDARFVAEVCDAYYPLALVANMRCGAWYTPPERVQATSYFKSTDGHMHQWDFSLKRTNLHLVETIQGGAHALTGCLVVDSTRRGKRFPDALSKTVPIWCAVLNHASHRRHGTPTDVPLHVASYAVSDSERAQIEARIGAWVDAFLASDWDVPCLTKPLQPLFVHPGDRAAFPPQPEDAHHIVLVSASAVDTAPSGPGGAHYVQGAGDDHESWAHGLTPDIFWRHRAALLAPDLDRGAREARIQELVAARAAETQGHLPWMAEHEGDLARIGATRLVVAARPAAYDFQKELGAYALVVHCTPLPSDDAVLRLGVPEGKRGLGEFTKALPRAVDAITHALAHDTRDVLLACTDGCHASGALAVAVLAASYSEDRVFLASPDARTAHRTHLSKDATKRRLQWVVSASPRISPSRAYLQRVNAYLIGPHRQWT
- a CDS encoding tripeptidyl-peptidase I (COG:O; EggNog:ENOG503NY9U; MEROPS:MER0078639; SECRETED:SignalP(1-23)); this encodes MAPPCWTALLLVALLAIALPASATPALLPDVVKERIIAPRGWTRYAVANDSEVIPLRIALKQAEPNSIERMLDLTSDPDSPNYLDHLSREQVLQLLKPSSNSSKAVNAWLDSHKVSSIHVDHAHQGDSVSIHVPVHKARRMLNADFSVFEHHSTGERVVRTTEYSLPRSVADHVEYVGGTTYFSTLRSLRSPNKVIDEAVDLEPLTRAARISRVNVHASGKPQPGVPSACNSSQVTSLCLRELYGTKGYKPRAPKKTHIGIAGFLGEKANYQDLNNFLKVQRPDALRGNATFDYVTINGEHNNQSLAASTGEAALDVQTVVGMTYPIRTSFYSVGGKPPFKKDKFTPTDTNEPYAELLEYLLRLPDHELPDVLSISYGDDEQTVPPAYARRVCTLIAALGLRGVSVFDSSGDQGVGGSEESQCVTNDGRKEKTFLPSFPATCPYVTVVGATKDFGPEKVTTKKFSFIVSGGGFSNYFPRPSYQNTSVPHYLSTTQGNKDHGMFNPEGRAYPDVSAQGSRFVISVNGKLQLISGTSASTPLFASVVSLLNDARIAQNKATLGFLNPLIYKRMGNTSAFTDVHIGSAKGCGHMHGFEAAEGWDPVTGFGTPNFPMMLQQVIQL